Proteins from a single region of Haloplanus sp. GDY1:
- the rnhA gene encoding ribonuclease HI — MPTIDCDPDDARRRLEAAGVEVAAGNTDHERWRAERGEAVAVAYDDTVVVQGARPTDLTALLSEAGGRAHVYFDGASRGNPGPAAVGWVIVSGDGIVDEGSETIGETTNNRAEYEALIRALEAARDHGFEEVDVRGDSELIVKQVRGEWDANDPGLRERRVTVRELLSGFDRWSLEHVPREINDRADRLANEALDDD; from the coding sequence ATGCCGACCATCGACTGTGATCCCGACGACGCGCGGCGACGGCTGGAGGCGGCCGGCGTCGAGGTGGCGGCGGGCAACACCGATCACGAACGCTGGCGGGCGGAGCGGGGCGAGGCGGTGGCCGTCGCCTACGACGACACGGTCGTCGTGCAGGGCGCGCGCCCGACGGACCTGACCGCGCTCCTGTCGGAGGCGGGCGGGCGGGCACACGTCTACTTCGACGGGGCGAGTCGCGGCAACCCCGGTCCCGCCGCCGTCGGCTGGGTCATCGTCTCCGGCGACGGAATCGTCGACGAGGGGAGCGAGACGATCGGCGAGACGACGAACAACCGCGCGGAGTACGAGGCGCTGATCCGCGCCCTGGAGGCAGCCCGGGATCACGGCTTCGAGGAGGTGGACGTGCGGGGCGACTCGGAACTGATCGTCAAGCAGGTGCGCGGGGAGTGGGACGCGAACGACCCCGGCCTCCGCGAGCGGCGGGTGACGGTCCGGGAGTTGCTCTCGGGGTTCGACCGCTGGTCGCTGGAGCACGTACCGCGGGAGATAAACGACCGGGCCGACCGACTGGCGAACGAGGCACTCGACGATGACTGA
- a CDS encoding DUF7108 family protein — MTDLPEDLQQEAERLTRLARRAVDEEEAAAYERDRDERLAAHDYVARVRESDDTLVLHPTEWMEGDTARVDRIEDTDRAVEIPLSGSGDPGEWDAVATHNAEVVERVRERADDVHAANARAFADFMENHYGRRVETATAAELREFLTEYFPRNAWPSDAQRDAVERSLEHVFAATETETPEFSSARR; from the coding sequence ATGACTGATCTACCGGAGGACCTCCAGCAGGAGGCCGAACGGCTCACCCGCCTGGCCCGTCGGGCGGTCGACGAGGAGGAGGCGGCCGCCTACGAGCGCGACCGGGACGAGCGCCTCGCGGCGCACGACTACGTCGCACGCGTCCGCGAGTCCGACGACACGCTCGTCCTCCACCCGACCGAGTGGATGGAGGGCGACACGGCACGAGTGGATCGCATCGAGGACACCGATCGGGCGGTCGAGATTCCGCTCTCGGGGAGCGGCGACCCGGGGGAGTGGGACGCGGTGGCGACCCACAACGCCGAGGTCGTAGAGCGGGTGCGCGAGCGAGCGGACGACGTCCACGCGGCCAACGCCCGCGCGTTCGCCGACTTCATGGAGAACCACTACGGCCGGCGGGTGGAGACGGCGACGGCGGCGGAGCTACGGGAGTTCCTGACGGAGTATTTCCCGCGGAACGCGTGGCCGAGCGACGCACAACGCGACGCGGTGGAGCGGTCGCTCGAACACGTGTTCGCGGCGACGGAAACGGAGACGCCCGAGTTCAGTTCTGCGCGTCGATGA
- a CDS encoding PadR family transcriptional regulator, whose protein sequence is MSEAQAVSSDPGIVRDLTAFQHNILVILSEEPMYGLAIKRQLEEYYGTEVNHGRLYPNLDNLVEMDLVEKSELDKRTNQYELTEEGHEAVLNRLNWVLSKFVTGDDRADAVRDLIDAQN, encoded by the coding sequence ATGTCAGAGGCACAAGCAGTAAGCAGCGACCCCGGCATCGTTCGCGACCTGACCGCGTTCCAGCACAACATCCTCGTCATCCTCTCCGAGGAACCCATGTACGGGCTGGCGATCAAACGCCAGCTCGAGGAGTACTACGGCACCGAGGTGAACCACGGCCGCCTGTACCCCAACCTCGACAACCTCGTCGAGATGGACCTCGTCGAGAAGAGCGAACTCGACAAGCGGACGAATCAGTACGAACTGACCGAGGAGGGCCACGAGGCGGTTCTCAACCGGCTCAACTGGGTTCTCTCGAAGTTCGTCACGGGCGACGACCGCGCCGACGCGGTCCGTGACCTCATCGACGCGCAGAACTGA
- a CDS encoding inorganic diphosphatase — protein MVNLWEDLEPGPNPPETITAVVECLKGERNKYEYDKDVPGVVLDRVLHSNVHYPSDYGFIPRSYYDDEDPFDVLVLVEDQTFPGCIVEARPVALMKMDDDGEQDDKVIAVPTEDPRFDHYQDLEDIPEQTLDEIDEFFSTYKNLEEGKEVETLGWEDKAAAKEAIEHAIDLYDEKFA, from the coding sequence ATGGTGAACCTGTGGGAAGACCTCGAACCCGGCCCGAACCCGCCCGAGACGATCACCGCCGTCGTCGAGTGTCTCAAGGGCGAGCGCAACAAGTACGAGTACGACAAGGACGTCCCGGGCGTCGTCCTCGACCGGGTGCTCCACAGCAACGTCCACTACCCGAGCGACTACGGGTTCATTCCCCGATCGTACTACGACGACGAGGACCCCTTCGACGTGCTCGTCCTCGTCGAGGATCAGACGTTCCCGGGCTGTATCGTCGAGGCCCGCCCCGTCGCCCTCATGAAGATGGACGACGACGGCGAACAGGACGACAAGGTCATCGCCGTCCCGACCGAGGACCCGCGGTTCGATCACTACCAGGACCTCGAGGACATCCCCGAACAGACCCTCGACGAGATAGACGAGTTCTTCTCTACCTACAAGAACCTCGAGGAGGGCAAGGAAGTCGAGACGCTCGGCTGGGAGGACAAGGCGGCCGCGAAGGAGGCCATCGAACACGCCATCGACCTCTACGACGAGAAGTTCGCCTGA
- a CDS encoding rhomboid family intramembrane serine protease — MAQCDECGSHENLPYQCRRCGGTFCAEHRLPENHDCPGLDEWDDPSGVFDSGFDDSVRDEGGSGGILDRLPGVGGSVTGTGGVLAYFRGNVAYLFLALMWITFALQLIVGGLAGRETMATLFVLRSDHLAYVWTWLTSIFAHGGLYHIAGNSIVLYFFGPLVERYAGSKRFAALFLISGALAGLGFVGASVVLGSVGPTGVSVVGASGAIFAVLGVLTVLNPGLRIYLYFIIPIPLWLFTAGFTVISVLFFLSPQSAASVGQGNVAHLAHLIGLVIGLAYGKRIKQPRRVPDQLTFGGGRGPGGPGGPGGPGRR; from the coding sequence ATGGCTCAGTGCGACGAGTGCGGCAGCCACGAGAACCTGCCGTATCAGTGTCGGCGCTGCGGCGGGACGTTCTGTGCGGAACACCGCCTCCCGGAGAACCACGACTGTCCGGGGCTGGACGAGTGGGACGACCCGTCGGGCGTGTTCGACAGCGGCTTCGACGACAGCGTTCGCGACGAGGGCGGGTCGGGTGGGATCCTCGACCGCCTCCCCGGAGTCGGCGGATCGGTAACCGGCACCGGCGGCGTCCTCGCGTACTTCAGGGGCAACGTCGCGTACCTGTTTCTGGCGCTCATGTGGATCACGTTCGCCCTCCAGTTGATCGTCGGCGGCCTGGCCGGGCGGGAGACGATGGCGACGCTGTTCGTCCTCCGATCCGACCACCTCGCCTACGTCTGGACGTGGCTCACCTCCATCTTCGCCCACGGCGGCCTCTATCACATCGCCGGGAACAGCATCGTGCTGTACTTCTTCGGGCCGCTGGTCGAGCGCTACGCCGGGTCGAAGCGCTTCGCGGCCCTGTTCCTGATCAGCGGCGCCCTCGCCGGCCTCGGGTTCGTCGGCGCCAGCGTCGTCCTCGGGTCGGTCGGACCCACGGGCGTGAGCGTCGTCGGCGCCAGCGGCGCCATCTTCGCCGTCCTCGGCGTCCTCACCGTCCTCAACCCCGGGTTGCGGATCTACCTCTACTTCATCATCCCCATCCCGCTGTGGCTGTTCACCGCCGGCTTCACCGTCATCTCCGTCCTGTTTTTCCTCTCGCCACAGTCCGCGGCGTCGGTGGGACAGGGCAACGTCGCCCACCTCGCGCACCTGATCGGACTGGTGATCGGACTGGCGTACGGCAAGCGGATCAAGCAGCCACGGCGCGTCCCCGACCAGTTGACCTTCGGCGGGGGACGCGGACCGGGCGGTCCCGGCGGGCCCGGCGGCCCCGGACGGCGGTGA
- a CDS encoding endonuclease V: protein MTPVRPEFVPDPSQSRAEMEALQRRVAEAARFDDDVAFDPSAVSLAPDASLDGDRPIVAGVDQAFLDDRAVSAVVCLRGGEVVERAHAVTPLEIPYVPGLLSFREGGPILAAFEALSSVPDLVVFDGSGRIHYRQAGLATHLGVVLDVPSVGVAKNLLCGRVEADTDGRPAGWRAPVVADEDVDAPAGTVLGYAYQSRQYDSNPVVNPLYVSPGHRVSAETAVRLVERLRDGYKLPEPTRLADAYADERKAALAEE, encoded by the coding sequence GTGACCCCCGTCCGTCCCGAGTTCGTTCCCGATCCCTCGCAGTCCCGCGCGGAGATGGAGGCGCTCCAGCGGCGAGTGGCCGAGGCCGCCCGCTTCGACGACGACGTGGCGTTCGACCCGTCGGCCGTCTCGCTCGCCCCGGACGCGTCGCTCGACGGCGACCGGCCCATCGTCGCGGGCGTGGATCAGGCCTTCCTCGACGACCGGGCGGTCAGCGCCGTCGTCTGCCTGCGCGGCGGCGAGGTGGTCGAGCGCGCGCACGCGGTGACGCCCCTGGAGATTCCGTACGTGCCGGGACTGCTCTCCTTCCGGGAGGGCGGCCCGATCCTCGCGGCGTTCGAGGCGCTCTCGTCGGTGCCGGACCTCGTCGTCTTCGACGGGAGCGGCCGGATCCACTACCGGCAGGCCGGCCTCGCGACGCACCTCGGCGTCGTCCTCGACGTCCCGAGCGTCGGCGTCGCGAAGAACCTGCTCTGTGGACGCGTCGAGGCCGACACCGACGGCCGCCCGGCGGGGTGGCGGGCGCCGGTGGTCGCCGACGAGGACGTGGACGCCCCCGCGGGGACCGTCCTCGGCTACGCCTACCAGTCGCGGCAGTACGATTCGAACCCGGTCGTCAACCCGCTGTACGTGAGCCCGGGGCATCGGGTGAGCGCCGAGACGGCGGTGCGCCTCGTCGAGCGACTCCGTGACGGCTACAAGCTCCCGGAGCCGACGCGGCTGGCCGACGCGTACGCGGACGAGCGCAAGGCGGCCCTGGCGGAGGAGTAG
- the proS gene encoding proline--tRNA ligase codes for MSDDQELGITESKEHSTGEWYAEVVQKAGLANYGPEGMSGFIVTRPRGYGLWETIQNELDARFKSTGVQNAYFPMLIPESYLEREKDVVEGFDPEVAWVTQGGYEELEERLAVRPTSESIIAPYLSRWIRSHRDLPMRVNQWCSVVRWEATETKPFFRTKEFLWQEGHTAHASEADAWEETTTRLDQYEELYEDVLAIPVLRGKKPEHDKFPGADTTTTVEALMPDGKSVQGATSHYLGRSFADAFDITFTDEDEDERVAHTTSWGISWRALGALIMTHSDDQGLVLPPTMAPEQVVIVPIWQEETKDDVLAYAEGIADDLRAAGVRVELDDRDERNPGFKFNEWELKGVPLRIEIGPNEEAEGTATLVHRPDGESAGVDREGIADTVADHLDTVYAKLYAAAEENLTENVREASDRAGILGTIGQHGGYVKAPWCGDEDCEAAVKEQVAAEIVLVPFEGSESDTEPIHDGETCALCDDDAVETAYFARSY; via the coding sequence ATGAGCGACGATCAGGAACTCGGGATCACCGAGTCGAAGGAACACAGCACCGGCGAGTGGTACGCCGAAGTCGTGCAGAAGGCGGGCCTCGCGAACTACGGGCCGGAGGGGATGAGCGGATTCATCGTCACGCGCCCGCGCGGATACGGGCTCTGGGAGACGATCCAGAACGAACTCGACGCCCGCTTCAAGTCGACCGGGGTGCAGAACGCCTACTTCCCGATGCTCATCCCGGAGTCGTACCTCGAACGCGAGAAGGACGTCGTCGAGGGATTCGACCCCGAGGTGGCGTGGGTCACGCAGGGTGGCTACGAGGAACTGGAGGAGCGACTCGCGGTCCGCCCCACCAGCGAGAGCATCATCGCGCCGTACCTGAGCCGGTGGATCCGGAGCCACCGCGACCTCCCCATGCGCGTCAACCAGTGGTGTAGCGTGGTGCGGTGGGAGGCAACCGAGACCAAGCCGTTCTTCCGCACCAAGGAGTTCCTGTGGCAGGAGGGCCACACCGCACACGCGAGCGAGGCCGACGCCTGGGAGGAGACGACGACCCGACTCGACCAGTACGAGGAACTGTACGAGGACGTGCTGGCCATCCCCGTTCTTCGCGGGAAGAAACCCGAACACGACAAGTTCCCCGGCGCGGACACGACGACCACCGTCGAGGCGCTGATGCCGGACGGCAAGTCGGTGCAGGGCGCGACCAGCCACTACCTCGGGCGGAGCTTCGCCGACGCCTTCGACATCACGTTCACCGACGAGGACGAGGACGAACGCGTGGCCCACACCACCTCGTGGGGGATCTCCTGGCGGGCGCTCGGCGCGCTCATCATGACCCACAGCGACGATCAGGGACTCGTCCTGCCGCCGACGATGGCGCCCGAACAGGTCGTCATCGTCCCCATCTGGCAGGAGGAGACCAAAGACGACGTGCTGGCGTACGCGGAGGGCATCGCCGACGACCTGCGAGCCGCGGGCGTGCGCGTCGAACTCGACGACCGCGACGAGCGCAACCCCGGCTTCAAGTTCAACGAGTGGGAGCTGAAGGGGGTCCCACTCCGGATCGAGATCGGTCCCAACGAGGAGGCGGAGGGGACGGCCACGCTCGTCCACCGACCGGACGGCGAGTCGGCCGGCGTCGACCGCGAGGGCATCGCCGACACCGTGGCCGACCACCTCGACACGGTCTACGCCAAACTCTACGCCGCCGCCGAGGAGAACCTGACCGAGAACGTCCGCGAGGCGTCGGATCGCGCGGGGATCCTCGGCACCATCGGACAGCACGGCGGCTACGTCAAGGCGCCGTGGTGTGGCGACGAGGACTGCGAGGCGGCGGTCAAAGAGCAGGTGGCCGCGGAGATCGTCCTCGTCCCCTTCGAGGGGAGCGAGAGCGACACCGAACCGATCCACGACGGCGAGACCTGCGCGCTCTGTGACGACGACGCCGTCGAGACGGCCTACTTCGCCCGGTCGTACTGA
- the gltB gene encoding glutamate synthase large subunit has product MTKPRRDAHADQRGLADPTDERSNCGVGVVLDLDGGDSHQTVADGIDLLINLEHRGTTGAEEATGDGAGIMIQRPDEFFEDVVDADLSGTYAVGSVFMPQDGAARQGLMTIFERTMAEHGLEVFHWRDVPTDNHELGQTALDSEPYVQQPFVRPAEEMDDDDFDRALYVARRAVENAIEELDSAGAGRFYICSLDRKTLVYKGLLKATQLPTYYPDLVDERVKSTLVLVHARFSTNTLGAWHLAHPYRNIIHNGEFNTIRGNINWMRARETDLEHPDFGEDIDTLKPIINDPNQSDTASVDNALELLVQGGRDLPHALRMLIPEAFRKDDAMSQERKDFYDYHASLVEPWDGPALVVGTDGDQVAAALDRNGLRPCRYDVTEDDRLIMASEAGALDIDPSNIEERHRLQPGQLLVADPEEGRVVPDDEVFDELTDEKYGEWVGREQRHLDESAETDYEPRDRIESLRSQQSAFGYTYDQLDHLVEPMAKDGKDPVGSMGDDTPLSVLSDFNRPLFTYFKQLFAQVSNPPIDYIREELVTSLESRLGPQRNLLDETPEHARQLVVDSPVLTDAQTAEIKDLDGEFSSTVVDMTYERGGDLESAVERLRRDAREAIEDGADIVVLSDRNTGPDRVPVPSLLATGGVHHALVRNGLRNHAGLAVESGDPREVHHLATLVGYGADAVNPYLAYQSISDIVAGPDGADESVAIGQYKKALEDGLLKTMAKMGISTVESYQGAQIFEAVGLSSDFVREYFEGTEIRTEGIGIEQLEDDLETRHAVAFEDDPELERQGEYEHRSNGIHHQWNPKTVGTLQQAVRSGSYEKYQEFAELINDQQENLQTLRGLLEFDSDRESIPLEEVQPVHEIVERFSTAAMSLGSLSPEAHETNSIAMNRLGGKSNTGEGGEPPERFGTEKECNIKQVASGRFGVTSNYLSSADELQIKMAQGSKPGEGGHLPGKKVNEMIAHVRYSTPGVGLISPPPLHDIYSIEDLKQLIHDLKTANPEADINVKLVAEAGIGTIAAGVAKANADVVHISGHSGGTGASPKTSIKNAGLPWELGVAEANQMLRATGLRDRIRVSTDGGMMTGRDVAVAALLGAEEYVFGTASLITSGCVMARICHTNNCPTGVATQDEDLRERFSGQPDHVINYMVFLAQELREIMADLGFRTVDEMIGRPELLEQVETDHPKAKHLDLSAIIAEPEGGERHKVREQKHADVDSHLDHDLIGAATDAIEEGEPVHLRQDISNGDRAVGAMLSNRISQRYGESGLPEDTISCTFDGIAGQSFGAFLANGVTMELVGGANDYVGKGLSGGKVIVRTPETAAYEPEDNILVGNVALYGATQGELYVNGLAGERFAVRNSGVKAVVEGVGDHGCEYMTGGVVAVLGDTGRNFAAGMSGGVAYVYDPDGEFEDRANEGMVTIHHDLEDADEAMLRRLVENHAEYTDSDRAAALLSDWGTEVRNFTKVMPDAYAEVIAEESREDVRNELPEPASAAGGGEIGAGTVQTGDD; this is encoded by the coding sequence ATGACCAAGCCGCGGAGAGACGCCCACGCCGATCAGCGGGGGCTGGCGGACCCCACCGACGAGCGATCGAACTGTGGTGTCGGTGTCGTGCTCGACCTGGACGGCGGTGACTCCCACCAGACGGTCGCCGACGGTATCGACCTGCTCATCAACCTCGAACATCGCGGGACGACCGGCGCGGAGGAGGCCACCGGCGACGGCGCCGGGATCATGATCCAGCGCCCGGACGAGTTCTTCGAGGACGTCGTCGACGCGGACCTGTCCGGCACCTACGCGGTCGGGTCGGTCTTCATGCCCCAGGACGGGGCGGCCCGACAGGGCCTCATGACCATCTTCGAGCGGACGATGGCCGAACACGGCCTCGAAGTGTTCCACTGGCGGGACGTGCCGACGGACAACCACGAACTCGGCCAGACCGCCCTGGACTCCGAGCCGTACGTCCAGCAGCCGTTCGTCCGGCCGGCCGAAGAGATGGACGACGACGACTTCGACCGCGCGCTCTACGTCGCCCGACGCGCCGTCGAGAACGCCATCGAGGAACTCGACTCGGCCGGCGCCGGCCGGTTCTACATCTGTTCGCTCGACCGCAAGACCCTCGTCTACAAGGGGCTCCTGAAGGCCACGCAACTCCCGACCTACTACCCGGACCTCGTTGACGAGCGCGTGAAGTCGACGCTCGTGCTCGTCCACGCGCGCTTCTCGACGAACACGCTCGGCGCGTGGCACCTCGCTCACCCCTACCGGAACATCATCCACAACGGCGAGTTCAACACCATCCGGGGCAACATCAACTGGATGCGCGCCCGGGAGACGGACCTCGAACACCCCGACTTCGGCGAGGACATCGACACGCTCAAGCCGATCATCAACGACCCCAACCAGAGCGACACCGCCTCCGTCGACAACGCGCTCGAACTGCTCGTGCAGGGCGGTCGTGACCTCCCCCACGCGCTCCGGATGCTCATCCCCGAGGCCTTCCGCAAGGACGACGCGATGAGCCAGGAGCGCAAGGACTTCTACGACTACCACGCGAGCCTCGTCGAGCCGTGGGACGGCCCGGCGCTCGTCGTCGGCACCGACGGCGACCAGGTCGCCGCCGCCCTCGACCGCAACGGCCTCCGGCCCTGTCGGTACGACGTGACCGAGGACGACCGTCTCATCATGGCGAGCGAGGCCGGCGCGCTCGACATCGACCCCTCGAACATCGAGGAGCGCCACCGGCTCCAGCCCGGCCAGTTGCTCGTCGCCGACCCCGAGGAGGGACGCGTCGTCCCCGACGACGAGGTGTTCGACGAACTCACCGACGAGAAGTACGGCGAGTGGGTCGGCCGCGAGCAGCGCCACCTCGACGAGTCGGCCGAGACCGACTACGAACCGCGCGACCGGATCGAGTCGCTGCGCTCCCAGCAGTCGGCCTTCGGCTACACCTACGACCAGCTCGACCACCTCGTCGAGCCGATGGCCAAGGACGGCAAGGACCCCGTCGGCTCGATGGGCGACGACACGCCCCTGTCGGTGCTCTCCGACTTCAACCGTCCGCTGTTCACCTACTTCAAACAGCTGTTCGCGCAGGTGTCGAACCCGCCCATCGACTACATCCGCGAGGAACTGGTGACGAGCCTGGAGTCGCGGCTCGGCCCCCAGCGCAACCTGCTGGACGAGACGCCGGAACACGCCCGCCAGCTGGTCGTCGACTCGCCGGTCCTGACCGACGCCCAGACGGCGGAGATCAAGGACCTCGACGGCGAGTTCAGTTCGACCGTCGTCGACATGACCTACGAGCGGGGCGGCGACCTGGAGAGTGCAGTCGAGCGCCTCCGCCGCGACGCGCGCGAGGCCATCGAGGACGGCGCCGACATCGTCGTCCTCTCGGACCGCAACACGGGACCGGATCGGGTGCCCGTCCCCAGCCTGCTCGCGACCGGCGGCGTCCACCACGCGCTCGTCCGCAACGGCCTCCGCAACCACGCCGGCCTCGCCGTCGAGTCCGGCGACCCCCGCGAGGTCCACCACCTCGCGACCCTCGTCGGCTACGGCGCCGACGCGGTGAACCCCTATCTCGCCTACCAGAGCATCTCCGACATCGTCGCCGGTCCCGACGGCGCCGACGAGTCGGTGGCCATCGGCCAGTACAAGAAGGCCCTCGAGGACGGCCTCCTGAAGACGATGGCGAAGATGGGCATCTCCACCGTCGAGAGCTACCAGGGCGCCCAGATCTTCGAGGCCGTCGGCCTCTCTTCGGACTTCGTCCGCGAGTACTTCGAGGGGACGGAGATCCGAACCGAGGGCATCGGCATCGAGCAACTCGAAGACGACCTGGAGACGCGACACGCGGTCGCCTTCGAGGACGACCCCGAACTGGAGCGCCAGGGCGAGTACGAACACCGGTCGAACGGCATCCACCACCAGTGGAACCCCAAGACCGTCGGCACGCTCCAGCAGGCGGTCCGCTCGGGGAGCTACGAGAAATACCAGGAGTTCGCGGAGCTCATCAACGACCAGCAGGAGAACCTCCAGACCCTGCGCGGGCTGCTGGAGTTCGATAGCGACCGCGAGTCGATTCCGCTGGAGGAGGTCCAGCCGGTCCACGAAATCGTCGAGCGCTTCTCGACGGCCGCCATGTCGCTCGGGTCACTCTCGCCGGAGGCCCACGAGACCAACTCCATCGCCATGAACCGCCTCGGCGGCAAGTCCAACACGGGCGAGGGCGGCGAACCGCCGGAGCGGTTCGGCACCGAGAAGGAGTGCAACATCAAGCAGGTCGCCTCCGGCCGGTTCGGCGTCACCTCCAATTACCTCTCCTCGGCCGACGAACTCCAGATCAAGATGGCCCAGGGCTCCAAGCCCGGCGAGGGCGGGCACCTCCCCGGCAAGAAGGTCAACGAGATGATCGCGCACGTCCGCTACTCCACGCCGGGCGTCGGCCTCATCTCGCCCCCGCCGCTGCACGACATCTACTCCATCGAGGACCTCAAGCAGTTGATCCACGACCTGAAGACCGCCAACCCCGAGGCGGACATCAACGTGAAACTCGTCGCCGAGGCGGGCATCGGCACCATCGCCGCCGGCGTCGCGAAGGCCAACGCCGACGTGGTCCACATCTCGGGCCACTCCGGCGGCACCGGCGCGTCGCCCAAGACGTCCATCAAGAACGCGGGCCTCCCGTGGGAACTCGGCGTCGCCGAGGCCAACCAGATGCTCCGCGCGACGGGGCTCCGTGACCGCATCCGCGTCTCCACCGACGGCGGCATGATGACCGGTCGCGACGTCGCCGTCGCGGCGCTGCTCGGCGCCGAGGAGTACGTCTTCGGGACGGCCAGTCTCATCACCTCCGGCTGCGTGATGGCGCGCATCTGTCACACCAACAACTGCCCGACCGGGGTCGCCACGCAGGACGAGGACCTCCGCGAGCGCTTCTCCGGCCAGCCGGATCACGTCATCAACTACATGGTCTTCCTCGCGCAGGAACTGCGGGAGATCATGGCCGACCTCGGCTTCCGCACGGTCGACGAGATGATCGGTCGGCCGGAGCTCCTCGAACAGGTCGAGACCGATCACCCCAAGGCCAAACACCTCGACCTCTCGGCCATCATCGCCGAACCCGAGGGCGGGGAGCGCCACAAGGTCCGCGAGCAGAAACACGCGGACGTCGACAGTCACCTGGATCACGACCTGATCGGAGCGGCCACGGACGCCATCGAGGAGGGCGAACCCGTCCACCTCCGGCAGGACATCTCCAACGGGGACCGCGCGGTGGGTGCCATGCTCTCGAACCGCATCTCGCAGCGCTACGGCGAGAGCGGCCTGCCCGAGGACACCATCTCCTGTACGTTCGACGGCATCGCCGGCCAGAGCTTCGGCGCCTTCCTCGCGAACGGCGTGACGATGGAGCTCGTCGGCGGCGCCAACGACTACGTGGGCAAGGGGCTCTCCGGCGGTAAGGTGATCGTCCGGACGCCCGAGACGGCCGCCTACGAACCCGAGGACAACATCCTCGTCGGCAACGTCGCCCTCTACGGCGCCACGCAGGGCGAACTCTACGTCAACGGGCTGGCGGGCGAGCGCTTCGCCGTCCGCAACAGCGGCGTGAAGGCCGTCGTCGAGGGCGTCGGCGACCACGGCTGTGAGTACATGACCGGCGGCGTCGTGGCCGTCCTCGGCGACACGGGGCGGAACTTCGCGGCCGGGATGTCCGGCGGCGTTGCCTACGTCTACGACCCCGACGGCGAGTTCGAGGACCGCGCCAACGAGGGCATGGTGACAATCCACCACGACCTGGAGGACGCCGACGAGGCGATGCTCCGCCGACTCGTCGAGAACCACGCGGAGTACACCGACAGCGACCGCGCGGCGGCGCTCCTCTCCGACTGGGGGACCGAGGTGCGGAACTTCACGAAGGTGATGCCCGACGCCTACGCGGAGGTCATCGCCGAGGAGAGCCGCGAGGACGTGCGCAACGAACTGCCCGAACCGGCGTCGGCGGCCGGGGGCGGCGAAATCGGCGCCGGAACGGTGCAGACCGGCGACGACTGA
- a CDS encoding HD domain-containing protein, protein MGVEIKESAVSDEEFEEMKRFVSDYLSASVENERDGGRMRWYPWHSAEYRFNHTLNVVDLSTEIASREGADVDVVRVAALFHDIAKLEAEQERHADEGARVAREYLTAHGEYPQSFVDQVTQSVRDHSYQGPLEDVSLETRCLIEADILDKVGANGAVLMLLRMGYESRTHMDAGEMIDRVLERGRDASKRVESDAAEGIAHQRLKRVTWFREWLEEEVPGIEERSDDPDGS, encoded by the coding sequence GTGGGGGTTGAGATCAAGGAGTCCGCCGTCTCCGACGAGGAGTTCGAGGAGATGAAGCGGTTCGTCTCGGATTACCTCTCCGCGAGCGTCGAGAACGAGCGCGACGGCGGACGGATGCGGTGGTATCCGTGGCACAGCGCCGAGTACCGCTTCAACCACACGTTGAACGTGGTGGATCTGTCGACCGAGATCGCCAGCCGCGAGGGTGCCGACGTCGACGTGGTTCGCGTCGCGGCGCTCTTTCACGACATCGCGAAACTCGAGGCCGAACAGGAGCGTCACGCCGACGAGGGCGCTCGCGTCGCCCGCGAGTATCTCACCGCGCACGGCGAGTATCCCCAGTCGTTCGTCGATCAGGTGACCCAGTCGGTTCGGGACCACTCCTATCAGGGACCGCTGGAGGACGTCTCGCTGGAGACGCGCTGTCTCATCGAGGCCGACATCCTCGACAAGGTGGGCGCGAACGGCGCGGTGTTGATGCTCCTCCGGATGGGCTACGAGTCGCGGACCCACATGGACGCCGGCGAGATGATCGACCGGGTTCTCGAACGCGGCCGCGACGCGTCGAAGCGCGTGGAGAGCGACGCCGCGGAGGGCATCGCCCACCAGCGACTCAAGCGGGTCACGTGGTTCCGCGAGTGGCTCGAAGAGGAGGTCCCGGGGATCGAAGAGCGGAGCGACGACCCGGACGGGTCCTAG